The DNA window ATTTGTCTACTTATGCATGTTCTAATTACTGAACCTTTTTGGCACATAATTCAGGATGGATCTTTCCATGTGAATACTGTAGCCACAGTTTTACAGTGTCTTTCCAAGGCTCCTCGATTACCTGTTCTTGATTGGGGTGGAATAATCAGAAGATGCATGATACATGACAATAAAATTGAAGACATTGCTAGAGAAAGAAACCTTAGAGAAGTGTGCTTGGAATTTTCGTTCACTCAGGCGAGCCACTTTGATTCTCTCCTAAGCTTTATCGATGAGCTGTCTGAACTTTCCAGATTTGGTAGACTAGAGTTAAATCTTCAAGCATGTATTCTCGAACATCTAGCAGACCTAGTAAAAGTTTTTTCAGGTTCAAGAGTTGACAAACTGTTCTCCGATGTGGCGATGTTTCTGTCTTCCTTGGTTTCGAACAATGCATATAATAGAGAGCATAAAAGCTTTCTGAATGTCTCAACTTGGAAGGGTCTTTATTCTTGTCTTGATGACCCTTCTATTGATTGCCATCAAAACATTGAGAGATGCATTGTATACCTTTTCCAATTGTTGCCTTCAGTGCACCATGCTGTAAATAATCCTGTCATGGAGCAGGGCCACTTGGCAGAGGAGTGGTCCGTCGCAATTAGATGTCTAACAAAAGCTCGACATGATTGGGTGTTAGATATTTTGAAGGTAAACATCCTCAATGACCAAGCGTTTtcataaaactgaaaattaattgTTGAATACTGAATTATTTAAGAGGCGAGTTAAGTGtatgaaaataaatgttgaataaacaaaataaaatatattttaagtaagttgatttgataaaaatgtgGAACTAATGTTGGGAAAGTCATTAAAGACTATTTGACCCTTATAGTGacgtaatttgattattttagaCGCTCTTGATACATTTATGAGTTAACTTACTCATAACTTAGTGAATTAAGCCAcaccatttggaaacacttatcaTTTTTTGTTTAGATTTTGGATTTTGGATTTTGGATTTAGATCCAAATACAAAAACGTTTGGTTTTCAAATCTGGCCACATATGAAGAAATTATAAGTATTTTCAAATGGGGCCTATTTGCCCATCAGGCATGATTGACCACTTGCAACTTGTGTCATTGCTTGGATGATGTTTATCTTTATATACCATACAGTTTAGTAAATTTGATCTATGTCTCCATGCAGGTTACAAAACATAATTTGGTGGAAGGAGATGATGATTCTGTTGAAACTTTGAAAAAGATTCAAGCTTTGGCCAGGTTGTTTCGAGTTGGTTTCTTAAAAGGAGTTGATATCGCTAATTTGAAAACCTGCCTTTTGAGTAGCAGATCGCATGGTTAGTTCTTTTGATGCAATAATCTCTGAATAATTTGTTTGGGATATCTTGATAATCAACATAACCAAATTCTTAACTCTTCAACCTCTCCTCTTGCAGTTATCTGGGACGCCCAGGTGGAGTTTGTTGCTGCTCTTCAACATAGCGAAGGAAGCCTGAGAAGACAGTGGCTTCTCGATGTGGTTGAAATTTGCTGCGTAACCAAATTTCCTACTACGGTACTCGTTTTCTTGGGAAACCATCACTAATTTCTTGCTTATTTTCTTTGTTGCAATACTGTTCATTCTTTAAGTTCTAGTGATTctgatgcaggacagattaAGATTTAAGGGTCAATTAtgcaaattatttaaatacatgttttttgcacatttaaaatataaaatactaattttgtTTGTCATTTGACCCAAAGAAACCACTTTTTATgtgaaacaatattttttttacagaacctggtttatttattttttgaacaaaccctttaggtcttgtttgatctggggttatttgaataactaattgattattttaaataaccttCTTTAGGGTAAGAAGTGGCTTATTTAAGTAAAATGACCAAAATGTcattatttaatactttaaaatgttatagaaaaaaaaggTAAATTAGTATTAAACAAGGTCTTAGTTACTGATGACATATAACTTGTGGCTTGCAGGCTCTACAGTTTCTGGGTTTACTCTGTGGTAGCTGGTGTAAATATATGCCCCTGTTGATTGTGGATCCACTGACTTTGTTGAGAGATCTACCTGTAACGATATCGTCTCTTCTATCAGAAAGCAGCTGGTTGGCTGTGGCGGAAACAGTGGCATCTTGTTTGTGGGTTTCAACCGAACGAATAAATGATTGGGTGACGAAAATAAAAGTGGATGGTAATCATGTTTATGATGGTTCACAATCGCCCATTGACAGTAGTGAGAATGATATGTCTCTCTTCTTATTGCGAGTTCTGCATGACACGTGCTTCTGCTTGAAAGATCATTTGTCCTCTGACAAGCAGCTGAAACTTGCAAACATGCGCTTCCCTGAATCCTCCTAGATCATAGTGCCAACGGCCAGGTCAGTTACATATGTATGATAtgtaaagaaattataattttatcgccaaaataaaaataaatgtttgattCTAGGGTAGATTAttcttttgaaagaaaaaaaaattgtggtgTTGTATGTTGAGTTTGACACGCTAATGTTCTTACTTCTTCCATATGGAATGTAAATGATCTCCTTAGTGAGACCTGTTGTGCattaataaccaaaatcaaagtTGATCTTTATCCCTTCTTGGTTTTCATGAGTAGACTGATTTTTCGGAGTTGACAATTCAATTGGATTATCTGAACAAGTCtctgttttttaataatagataaGGTTAAAGGGATCTTTACCTAATCCTCTATCTATGTGGCTTAATATTAACAAGTGATTTGCCTTGAAgacatatattaaaaacaaatgtgATGCATACAATGAACAAGTCAACTCTAGTTATATGAAACCCGAGCTTATAACTTAATAGGATAATTGAAGTGGCAAAATTTTTGCCTACAAGACTGTCTTTCAAGTTCGATTTGTATTAAGTTGGAATGTGTTTGCTTGGTAAAAcggtttattttatatagattgtTAACACTCAAATCTCATTTTTATGCATTTCCACTCTAATCAAGATGCTTTTTCATGATAATTTTTGGTATTTTATCTAGAAAATACAGAAGAGCTTTTATGTTCACCTTAAACTAAAGTCTGCAATAAGAAAAAGAACATTTTTGTGGGAATTGAATTCAAATTCTTTAGTCTCTTTTATGTACTATTCTTGTAATTTGAATCACTATTTCATTTGTAATGTTTGTTGAATAAACTTatacaataaaacaaaaaatttatctAAGGGATCTATGATATCCTATTATCTATAAGGAGTAAAACATGAAAATCAATAATActaactaaatttaattctttttaaaaattcttgAAGAGGAACAGGTGACCGATGAGAatgtttatttcaattttgGCAAAAGAATGGATGAAGATGAGATCAGTAAGAGAGAAGTTTGgaggaaaaaaataaacaaagttgACAGAGAAATGTACAAATTCCACTGTAGCCaagtcatatatattttaatgtacAAACTTGTTAATTTTAATGTACAAACTTTTTTAacagtttattatatatatattatatatgagtaTTGATAAGGGATGTAAAATTGTGATGGTCgatgattaaatataattttaaatatttatttatctctcttatctatataaataatttttttttattaataatttattaatttgtaaatatatgtttatatattttattaaataacttatttattaatataattttaaagtaataataagttaaataacaaaaatatatgaatatatgttttaaaatatatattatatttaataaatatatatttaagagaataaaaaattaagcataaaattttttaattcattatatatatatatatatatatattattatatatatatatatattgcttttaataatttatttatttgtaaaattagtaataataaaaaaaataaataaattaaattaataatatatatatgagaaatgattaggtgagagaattcggtgagggaatgacttggcataatcttgttttctgaaaaaatcaaataatttctcacttttctctctttcctcccatttttacattttacaaTTACAACTAATGAAGGTGAtcccaagtcattccctcaccaaaatttcctctctctatcactcctctatatatatatatataactttactaatttcttatattttattttttgaaatgtactataaacttaattaattatcgttgttatatattttcttttatattattatattatgttaactcttatttaagttttttattttttatttttatcaatgttgaattttaattatttataatttgagttatatttatcttgaatatcaatattttattatttaagttgaataatttgaataattaagaatttatctCATATtggttaatttcaaataaaattaataataacaaaaataatttaataaaacatttaaaattataaaaaaattatatatatatatatatatatatatatatatatataataatagtaattttaaaatgttatttataaaaaattaataataaaagatcaaaatagataaattatgaaattcattttttaaatattaaataattgaataaagagaaaatattaaatgttttaatggTGAcatgtatcattcataattaaagaaataaaaaattgtttcgACAACACTATATTATcattttcttgtgttttttttcaaaaaaaatttaaaaaaaaattagttttagaaatataataaaaattatgttcattatttttatttttaaaaattttaatgtatttatttaattattttaaaccataaattataatttatgtttataatcataattaaataatttcaacccttctttattctttggttaatttgggtaaaataaatacaatattttaatcttaaattatttttgaattttatgtaatttttctaattagaatttaattaccacaataattaatcataatttgatTCTTAATTCCtctttagattattttaaatataaaattttaaaattataaattaggtaggtaaaattttcatgtttacagTTCGTTCTTGATATAATTGTTGGAAtcttgttaatatttttttattatttatcaattaattttaaatatataaatcaacaaacaaaaataaaaattaaattaatttactttaCCACTAAACTAATAATgcaattcaattaattatacacatctttagtattattttataattttgttaaattaatatttataccttatattaaacaaaaatttaaaaatttgaagtcattaacaaaaatttcatttatcTATACAATTTACATATCCTATCACATATTAAAGTTAAGGTAGtctctttataaatattttgtttatcaattattttttggataaatataatttaatattttgttagtaCAAAACAGGGGTAGCattataattgtataaaataatatatgatgtGAATTATTTTCTAAGAACCGGGTCatgtgtaatttttattttgttttgaaatatcCTCTCTAACTTCAATCGCAAGATATTTTTAATAGgaatcaaacttaaataaactttttccCTCACTGAACTGCCAATATAatctatacaaaataatatagaatTTGATAAACATTTTCAATGAGAAACATATTTTCTGCAAAACATTTTCCATAAGAACAGATaggaagaaattattttgtaatttatttaatttttcgtAGAATCAAAAACAAATAACCTACACATAACATAAATGAATAATGTACATATGTTATACATTTTCCACTTCTCCAGCTTACATAAATTTCGATTCTAAACCTGTTAAACCTAAATTAGAATCCACCTAATGAATGTTGACTACCTGCTGGCTTCATTAAAACTCAGCACAGACTGGAAATGGAACAAGCATgcatattagatattatattaaGTAATTTGCTTTTAAATTCGTTTAAGGTAGTTGTTTTACCGTTTTAAGAAGACGGAATGCTGCAGGTCTAGTGAATTTTCTCGCGAAAAGGAAGCATGGAGAGGGCTTGCCCTTGCTAGTGCACCATTCTCTTCTATATTCTGTCTCATAATAGATGTTATCTATATCCTGCAAATTTAATGCAACTATTTATAAGGCAGTTCAACTGAGAGTCTTTAAACCAGGAGTATTACAGTGTGAGGTTATCACATGTATCCTGATCCGAAAAATCTATAGAAAATAacttttataccaaataaagttaaaaatcgCACTATAATCTAGATCATGATTTACAAAACAATCttgtacaataaaaaaaacaccaCTTTTAACTTTAGTTTTGGCAAATTCGAATATGCGAGAAGTTGTGACAAAATATCTGTTTCCTAATTGGCTTAGAAACTTACAATATTTCATACAAACTTACaaagtttcaaataattcacatTGATGAGTAAAATTAGaatcatataaattttcaaatatatgatTCTGATTATATATTtggaaattatttcaattaaaataccaaattacatacttttttgtttataacattccaaatatttacaaagatattttagtaatttaacccaaataacccactttcctttagtaagttttttttttccaaaatctGATTATTTAAAAGAGGAAataaactatttcaaacaagctcttgatGGACTGGATCTAGGCTGGGTCTAAGTTTTGATGAGAAACagaaaattaaatgtttttggaAACACATATTTTTGTCTAGTATTTCATCTAAAAGTAGATTTAGATGAGATAACGCTGAAATGTAGCTTCATTAGACATATCTTTACAAATCTATTCACGTTTTCTAATCCAAACCTAGACCGAGAtccaaaaagtgtttccaaatgggctATATCCGCAAAACATTAACAGATGAATCAAATAGATTCTTATGTTGAAGATGAACAAATCTTAAAGGGGGGATCAGGAAGAAAGAAAGGGAAGCATGATAAAATTACCTTTAAAGACTGAATAAGAGTAGGAGTAGCATCTGCTAACTTGTAAGTAACAGGATGCCATCCTCGTCGATCATGCTCTTTGGAAAATGAAAGATCCCATGATGTATGGGTAAGCATTCTTCTTGTGATCTCATCGTCAAGACCTTCTCGCTAAATATTGAAACAAGGGATAACATAATCTATATTTTCAAGATTGAAAGCAAGTTAACTACCTACTGTTTCATATCTATGGTTTCAGAAATTTTTAAACAAAGATTGTTACTATGGTATGCGAATGATGATCCAACTTACAGAAAGCAATGTTTGAACATAATGTTCATCTGGTATACAGTTATGCTCCTTGGAATTATCTAAGGGCTGCAAGACAAGAAAGTAAAGACAaattattacataaaatttcTATAATAGAGAGATTTAAACAACAAGGACTTACAACAGGATTATCTCGCCAAAACTCAGGCAATGACTTCCTCTGCATATTGTCGTaagcaaataattaatttacaatacAAAGAACCTTAACAAAAACAGATTCTATAGCCATGAATAAACAACCTAGATAATCAAGATTTAATACCATGAAATTAGGTGAGACAAAGAATGGACTAAGCCTGACAAAGATAATCAAGATTTAATACCATTTTATTCATTACTCTAAATATTACATACtctactatttatatataaagttgtTATGAGAACTTTACCACAAGACAAAAGAGAAGATATATTTTGTATTGTGATATCTTTGCATTACTTTATAAGGCCTCTGCCGAGCATTCTAGAACACaaattaacttaaaagaaaagtaaaatatgcAATTAATTAGCAGCTTCTTGTTGCAACCTCGAGTGGCTATTAACCACTTTCTTCTAGAAATCATGTCATCAACCCATAACATCCATATTCTTCTACAACTAGATATTGACCTCTAGTAGTGGTATTCTGATACGAAATAGAGATTAGTGTTTCAAATGCCCAGTCACTTTGTTGATAGCGTTTCTTTGTGTGATTGGCTCTTTAAACCACAATCTTTGTCTCAAATCACATTCATCCTATATCATCTAAGGATACCTTAAACTATAAATCTAGCTTTCATGAAACCAGGGAATCATCTTAGGCTTTAGTATTGTTTTTCCTTCCAGATCTGCTTCCTAGGAGAGGATCTTTACATACTTAGTTCAATTAAAACCACTCTCAGTTACAACCTATAGTGTATTTGTCCTGTAGTCACAAAAACTGCATGACTAAACAAATTGATTAAGTAAACACGATATATAAGGTATCTAATTGAGGCCAGGAATTATCATGAAAGGCATTGCTTGGTGCGCGCCTGAATTATATCAAGTGACATGAAAAACAGATATTGTTATCTTTAGGCAGAAAATGTCTTTGTAGTTGGATATGATATTCTAACGAGGCAGTGATCTTCAGTAACAAAATGTCAAGAATCGAGAAGCTGAACAAATTAACTGTAACTTCATAGATTTTTTGTTTGCTAAAATGTAATTTCATAGCTAATATACTCAAAAGTGTCCTTTTAGTTTGCCTTACCTTACAGTGAAGTTGAAATATAGGAAAGACAACGTCATCCTTCACTACAATATCTGCATGCTTTCTGGTCAATACAACCCACTGCAAGAAGATCAtgtaaaacaattaaaagaatatattgaCAATAGACTGCAAGATATgatgttttttttctctttcatgATGCTTGTTCTCACCTGAGATCCTTTCCTCCAATTCTGTATATGAACAATAGGATCCATCTTTGGGTTGTAGCGTCCCTCTTTTGTATCAGCAAAACTGAAAAACAATCATGTGACTTTCCCGTTAACTAGGAATTAGTGAAAATAGATTCGTCCTTTCATAAAATAAGGTACATCAGCAATCTTACCTGTCCACAAAGCTAGTTGGCGTGGACATTATATAGTCATACGTGTAGCTGAAGTTGTACAGAGGTATGCAACTGAAATGAGATTAAGCAGCCAAATAAGACTTGATAACAATTGAATACATGTGGATTACTATGTGAAACGTATGTACAAAAAGGACAAACAGCTTTAATTATGTAAACGGAATCAACATTCACCTGTCTGAAACAAATATGAACCGTGTATTTAGTGGATCTGCCAGTGCATGTTTAAGTAAAATACGTTCTGCCAAGATCATACTTGACTCTCCCCATTCTACCTGGCAAGGATGACTCAGTAAAAATGATAAACCAATACAAATTGAAGGTTCATGAACTGCAATTGATGAATCTGATATTGAAGAGAACACAATTCAGAGCTTCCAGTACATAAATGTTAGTACACGAGCTTTACAAGAACCAACACTAATGACAACATATTTTCAGGCATGATTAGCTTCATCTTAGCTACATTTGAACAAGGAATTTTAAAGCTAATAAGATGCAGGTCCTCATACTAAACATAAAAGCAGTTGCTAAAATTTGAGTAATAGCTTGATGAAAATTACTTTTCCAGAGATGCTTACACCATAACGTTCAATTACTCCTGGAACACAATTATATTTGCGTCATTAGGAGATGATCAAATATAAGAAACACATTGATTGTCATTTCAAGGCAGGCATACTAACCCCTGGAACATATTCCACTTAGCAGTTTGCAGACACATTGCGCAGGACCTAAAACACAACTAATTGAAATTGTAGATAATGCCCAATTATAGTTAATTATTACTTGTAATAATTATCATgtgagtaattaattaatttaaggaataaATATTATGGTTTAATATTTATCCATAACCACTTATATTTATCCTAAAATCTAATTTCTAGTTTATAAGTAGATGTGTGTATGCTCAATAGATGTAACTTGTATCTGCGCAAACCCTAATGGGGAATAACTTACAAACATTTTCTCTTTCAAATATTATGCATGGTATTGGTATCATAGCCTACCACCTAGGATAAATATTATGCATGGTATAAAATAATGCTATTTATATTGTAGAGAGAAGGTGTATCTCTGCCTATTGTTGATATGTGTGGGAAAACCTAGTTATTTGGAGAAATAAGGAACAAGCTGTTGTTTCTAGAAGTAATGCTGAACCAAAGTTGAGATCATTAGCACTTGAAATATGTGAAGGATTATGACCAAAGAAACTATCAACAAAATTAGGAGTGGTTGGAGAAATCCCAATCAATTATGTGTTGATCACATTATATGGTGAAGAAGTTAATCATTTCGAAATAAGTATGGTGAAGAATCCAATTCACCATGAAAAGACTAAGCAGGTAGATATGGACATGCACatcatttcaaaagaaaatgaagatggTGAGAATGTCTGATTTGTCTACCAACAATCAATATGCAGATATTCTCACCTAAAGCTTGCCAAGAGGCAAGTTTAAGGAgttaaataaaaagttgaaatcTTACAATGTGTACAATCCAACTTGAGGAGAGTGTGAATATTGCCCTATTAGTTTCTCAATTAGTTGGTTATTATTGGTGATAATTATCATgttagtaattaattaagtcAAGTGATGAATTATAGGTTAATATTTATCCCTTACTATATTCCTAGTTTATAGGAAGATGAGTGTATCTTCAAGTATGTAACTTGTATTATACAAACCCTAATGGAGAAGAAGATTACCCACTAGTTACAACTacatgtttttttcttttaacagACACTTGAGTAAATAAATGGAAAGGAGAATCCAGCTTGAGTGTGAAGAAACCTGTATACTGTTGTTAACTTGGCGATCAATAAAATATGCAGATCTTGTTGTTGCATTGTTAAAAAGGAACCCAGGTCTCGAATgaacaaatattgaaaatctgTTTTCATCATCACCCTGCAAATACCATGAAAACACAATTACTACTATGAGTCTaataatgaaatcaaatattatttattacctGAAAGAAAGCATCCCAAACGATATCTAATGGAAGCCGATTCCTAGATATGAAGAGAAAAGCTATTTTAGGTCTCAAAACAGCTGGTGGAGAAAATGAAGCAAATATCCTGATCTGGCTATGGTGCTTCTCCAGTAAAACAAAACTTCCGAAGCAAAAACCTAGAAGTAGCAAGAGAAATAGTATTTTGGTCCATTTGTGAAGAAATTTATGCGGATGAGCCCTTCGCTTCATCTAGCTTCAGTCAGTTAAAACTATTGAGCCATGTAGTCCAGTTAATGAAGATGGAAAACTGAAAGAAATTTATGGGTTTGAGCTCTTTCCTGCTCACACACAAAGtggtatttttctttctttctcgtGCTCTTGCAATTCTACTTGATCTTGACTCTTGATCCCTCCTTCGAGATCTGAACCTGGACTTGGATTggagtataataataataatatgataatgcCAACTACTAAGGAACCCAAGTGTGACACAGCAACTAACAAGTAGATGATGGATGAGAGAGATGCTTCCTCGTTTGTCTGTATTCTTTCTTGTCAATGGCGCAACCAAAGCTACTTCATTTCTGGTGATAGACTTCCGTTTCTTCAATTTGCAATTATAATCACTCTTCTCGgcttattttattctaattatatttttttatttgacatGTAGTCGAACATAACATTTTagctataattttttatttatttattataatatgaatttttaatgataatgAGCGGAGAAATATATTGACAGGAAAGTGTAGGAATGATGTGTAATTCTTATtggattaaaaattaaataagagagaatttttagattttcaatCCCTTAATAAAGggatgacacatcattccctacGATTTTCTTATCAATATATACGCTTTCTTGTCAATATATTTACCGCTCTTTATCATTACTCATAATTTTTAATGATAGAGAGTGGGAAATATATTGACAGAAAAGTGTAGGGAATGATGAGtcaattaaaaatcaaataggagagaaattttttagattttcaatcCAATCAAGGGAtgatgacacatcattccctacACTTTCCTGTCAATATATTTACAGCTCTCTATCGTTactcttttaatatattatataataaaatctttttatataattatagattAAACGGTTAAATTGGGCTCTTtggaaaattttcatttttaaatttcacaattttaggctttttataattaaagttatacaaaTGAGATTTTGTCTTAtctgttttaaataattaaataatgttcatttattaattacatgTCATTtgtaaacttattattattgcCATCCATTTCAAAAAATCAGTAGTAAAAACTTTCAATTCACTAAAagttaacattaattatttattaatttatttataaatttctattagataataaattaattttgtttgaaatcattctaacaaaaaaaccttatttttatataattttaataataaaaagccCCTAATTACGAGGTTTCAAATAAAAGATCCGAAATTTCAATCGACCTCCAATAAAGAATCTAAATTTGACATTTCATTctataatattatcattatttttttttagaaaatattatataaacgcGGAAATTCCCTGTAATCGAATAGAACAAAAGTAGTGTAAAGAAATCTCCGAAATAAAACGAAACAGTGATAATAAATACGACCAGTTCCATTCTCATCCCTAAATCTAAACTCTATCAAAGTTTAAATTCATCTTCTTATCAAATCAGGGCTACAAAAACGTAGAGATCCAACCGATCAAAATCAACTTTTTGAACCAACTTAATCGTAGTAGCAATGTGATGATTTAGTTGAGTGTGAGTGAAAtcattaaattgaataaaatttaaaataaaaatacataatttagtataaaaaaaaatataaatatgaaattggaattgatattagaattttaatttcaattccacCTCaatattgaattacaattcaattcgaatgtttggaaaaattataaattataatttaattttaattcttatatttaaaaaatattataataaaataaatatatatatatatatatattattaaaatatttgtttgatacaacttattattatagttcaagtgtcaaaaatatttgtctaaaaa is part of the Impatiens glandulifera chromosome 1, dImpGla2.1, whole genome shotgun sequence genome and encodes:
- the LOC124918670 gene encoding glycosyltransferase BC10-like, producing the protein MKRRAHPHKFLHKWTKILFLLLLLGFCFGSFVLLEKHHSQIRIFASFSPPAVLRPKIAFLFISRNRLPLDIVWDAFFQGDDENRFSIFVHSRPGFLFNNATTRSAYFIDRQVNNSIQVEWGESSMILAERILLKHALADPLNTRFIFVSDSCIPLYNFSYTYDYIMSTPTSFVDSFADTKEGRYNPKMDPIVHIQNWRKGSQWVVLTRKHADIVVKDDVVFPIFQLHCKRKSLPEFWRDNPVPLDNSKEHNCIPDEHYVQTLLSREGLDDEITRRMLTHTSWDLSFSKEHDRRGWHPVTYKLADATPTLIQSLKDIDNIYYETEYRREWCTSKGKPSPCFLFARKFTRPAAFRLLKTSVLSFNEASR